The DNA sequence ATTTTTAATGCTGACTTAACTGTAACACTATCTGAATTTAAAACTGGTTTGTTCTATGGAAAAGGATATACTCATTGTGGGAAAATTGTAAAAGGTTCAATAGGAATTGGAGAAGAATATTATCAAAAATTAAAAGTGAATGATTACCTCATTGAACCTGAAGATGCTTATAATGGATTACCAGTAAAAGATTTAGATATACACAAATATTCAGCTGGAAAAGTTTTAGTTATTGCTGGTTCATCAAAGTTGCCGGGGGCATCTTTTTTTACAACAAATACTGTAATGAAAGCTGGTGCAGGTTCTTGCTTTTTAGCATTTCCCCATTCAATTAAAATACTTGCTCAACAAAGAATTGAATCTGCTATTGTTGAAGCTTATGATGATAAAGAATCAGGATTTATTAATTCAGAAAATATTAAAGAAATAAGTGATAGAATTGAATGGGCAGATGTTATTGCAATTGGTCCTGGACTGGGAAGAGAAATTGAAACACAAAATGCAGTTAAAGATATACTAAGGACTTATAAATCAAAAAAATTTGTAATTGATGCCGATGCGATTTATGCATTAAGAAATGAAGAGTATAAAAAAATTAATCTAAAAGGGAAAATATTAACACCACATCATAAAGAATTTGCAGATTTAATTGGAATAGAAATTAGTGAATTGGAAAGCAATCTTTTATCGATAGGAAGAAATTTCTCTCAAGAAAATAATTGTTATTTAGTATTAAAAGGAGCTCCTACTATTGTATTTAATCCAGAAGGAGAAGCATTTATAAATTCAGCAGGCAATCCTGGCTTGGCAAAATTTGGTTCGGGAGATGTTTTAACAGGTATTATTGCAGCATTTCAGGCTCAAAGTAATAATGAAGAAAGTTTAATAAGTGCTATCTACATTCATAGTCTTGCTGCAGATCTTTTACTTAATGAAAAAAGTGAATTTGGTTTTACATCTAATGATTTAATGGAAAAAATTCCTTATGCAATTAAATTCATTATCAACTCGTTTATATAAAATTTTTCAAACTAATCCATTAGTTTATGTTTATTTACCGTTAGTAATTTATTGGATTTTTTTATTTTTCCTAACAACACTGCCTCTTGATGCTGTGCCTAAAATTTTTAATTCACAAGATAAAATTGAACATTTTTTTGCTTATTTATTTTTAGCTTTTTTGTTAGCATTTAGTTTGCATTTTCAAAAAAGGTCAATTATTGTTTCTAAGAATTATTTTTGGTTCTCCATTCTTTTATTAATTGCATATGCAACAATAGATGAGATGCATCAAATTTTTGTACCTGGACGATTTTGTGATGTATACGATTGGATTTCTGATGTACTTGGTGGAGTAATAGGTATTCTATTTTCCAATATGATAATTAAAATGAACATTAATGAAAATAAAATCGAAAATTAATGAAACATAATTAACTCAATAAGTGCAAAATTTTACGAATTCATTGACAATTCTTTCCCTATTTCTTAAGTTAGCAACGCAAAAATGGGGAATAAGGAGGATTAAGTGGCTTTAAAGAAAAATCCTAAAGTTGATTTGAGAAGAAAATACCAGAGAGTATTTGAAACCAGTTTGATTATTTCTCTGGCATTGATGATAGTTGCCTTTAAATATTTTCCACAATTTCAGAAGGAAAAAGTGAAAGTTGAGGCAGCACAAGAATTAGTAAATGTTGAAGATGTTGTAAATACTAAACAGGAAAGTGCACCTCCTCCGCCACCAAAACCACCAATACCTATCGAAGCTCCATCTGAAGATGTTTTGGAAGATGTAGAAATTGGAACAACAGAACTTGATGTAAATGAGCAGGTAGCAGCTCCACCTCCACCACCAAAACAAGAAACTAAAGAAGAGGAAGAAGAAGCCGTATTCTTTGTTGCTGTTGAAGAACAACCCGAACCAATTGGTGGAATTGAAGCTATTCAGCAAAAAATTGTTTATCCCGAAATTGCAAAACGAGCAGGGGTTCAAGGTAGAGTTTTTATAAAAGCATTTGTAAATGAAAATGGAGATGTTGTTAAAGCAGAAGTAATTAAAGGTATTGGCGCAGGATGCGACGAGGCTGCAGTTCAGGCTGTTATGCAAACAAAGTTTAAGCCGGGACGACAAAGAGGTAAACCTGTCAAAGTTCAGGTCTCTATACCTATAGTATTTAAACTTCAATAGTAAATAAGGGCGCTATTTTGCGCCTTTATTTTATCTGGTATTTTCTACCAACTTATATACCACATAATTCCAGTAAACTTTATATCTTTTGATTGATTTTTTATAAATGTTCGGTTTTTAACTTGCTAATTGAAATTAATAATCTGAAATTTTCTTATAACACTAATAATGGTTTTGCTCTAAAGATTGATTATTGGAAAGTCCAGCAAGGAAATTTTACAATTCTCCTTGGCCCAAATGGAAGTGGAAAATCTACGTTATTGAAAATCCTAACCAGAATCCTTGATTATAATTCCGGTAATATTAAATTCAAAAATAAAGAGATTACTGCATATAAAAAGAAAGAATATGCAAAACTTGTAGCTTATGTCCCTCAATCATTAATTACAATTTTCCCTTATTCTGTTTATGAAATTGTTATGATGGGAAGAACCCCGTATCTAAATATCCTCGGCTTTGAAAATAGTCTGGATAAAAAAATTGTTAATGAAACTCTCGAATTATTAGAAATTACTCATTTGAGAAAAAAGGGGATTAATGAAATTTCTGGTGGTGAACTACAAAGAGTAATTATAGCTAAAGCTTTAGCACAAAACCCTGAAATAATTTTGCTTGATGAACCTAATGCACACCTTGATATTGAACATCAAATTACAATTTTTAACCTGTTGAATAAACTTAAGAAAGAAAAAAATTTAACAATTTTAGCAGTATCTCACGATTTAAATCTTGCAGGAGTTTATGCTGATGATATTTCGTTTATGGTTAATGGTGAAATTATATTGAGTGGTGATAAAAATTTAGTTTTTACAGAAGAAAACATAAAAAGTATTTTTCATGTTGATGCAAAAATATTTAGCTCCGATAATAATGTTCTTAATGTCCTTATTGATCCAACTGCAAAAGAGTTTATAAATTGAAAAAGAAAAATAATACATCAAACTTCTTTGCTCTAAGTTTATTTTTAAACTGCATCCATTTTATGAGCTTATCTTTAATAAAGTATTATTTCAATAATCTACCAATATATTTATATAAACTTAATTATATAGGGAATGTATTGAATATTATTTTTGCAAGTTTACTTTTGCTGGGTTTGGTTACACTTAAAATAAAAAATGAAAATATAAGTGTAGCCAGAAAAAATTTTATCATTTTTTTATTGATTGTTGCTATCATTCTTTTAGTTCTGGTTTTTCTTTCTGTAAAGTATTTTAAGTATGATAATAATGCTTATCTATTTGGTTTTGAAATTAAAAAAGTTTACACAGGATTATTCTTTATATTAAGTGAATTACTGGTGCTATATCTGATAGTTTATATCTGGGGTTTGATTTTTTTGTTTGACAAGTTACATGAATTAAGAACTTTGTATAGAACAGTATTTTTTGTATTAATCATAATAACTTTTTCAATTTTTTATGTATGGAATCTAAAAGAATATAGAGAGAAAAAATTTATAACTGAACGTTATGATTATGCACTAATTCCAGGTGCGGCGGTATGGAAGAAAGAAAAACCCAGTCCAATCTTCGAAGCACGTATTCGTAAAGCTTTTGAATTGTATCAGGAAAAGAAGATAAGTAAAATTATTTTAACTGGAAGTAATGCTCCTGGCGAATTATCAGAAGCAGAAACTGCCTTCAAATATCTGGTAAGACTTGGAGTTAAAGTTGATGATATGATAATAGAAAATAAAACATCTACAACTACTGAACAGGTAAGATATTTAAAGAGTATTAGCAATCAACTGGATAATAAAAAAATATTAATTATATCAGATAGTTTTCATTTACCTCGATTAATGGAAATGTGTAAATTTTTTGATCTTGAAGCTTCAGCAATAGCATCAAATTATAGATTATCTTTTTCAAAAACAGTTTATTATAGATTGCGTGAAAGTATTGCATTGCTTTTATTCTGGTTATTTGCTATTTAATTATAAAATGTTATATATCTTTGAAAAGCAAATTATATAATTGTTGAAAAAAATATGGCAAAAAAATCAAACAGAAGATTATTAAGAGAAAAAGCATTACAGGTTTTATATGCTTATGAACTTAATGGAGAAAGATTAACAGAATTATGCGAGTTAATTTTATCTGAATTATCTTCTCAAACCGATATCGATTTTGCAAATCAAATAATTAATAAAACAATTGCTAATAAAAATTTGCTTGATGAAAAAATTCAAGAAAAAGTAGCTAATTGGGAAATGGATAGAATTGCTTTAATAGATAGAATTTTATTAAGAATTGGAATTGCTGAATTACTATACTTTCCAGATATACCACCAAAAGTTACAATAAATGAGATAATTGAAATAGCAAAAGAATTTTCTACTTCTAATAGTAATAAATTTATTAATGGTATTCTTGATGCAATTTATAATGACTTAAAAAATTCAGGTCAATTAAACAAATCTGGTAGGGGACTTATTGAAGAATCTATACCAAGAAAGCAGAAAAAGTCTTAAAGAAAATGAGAGATTCAGGATTGTTGTCTGGTCATTATTTGATTTTGCAAATACTTCTTATTCAATAATTGTTGTTACATTTATTTATGCAGTTTATTTCAAACAGACAGTTGCTGATGGAAAACCAATTGGTGATTTTTACTGGAGTTTAGGAACAAGCATTTCAATGTTAATTACTGCTTTAATTTCTCCTGTACTTGGTGCTATTGCAGATTTCTCAGCTGGCAAAAAAAGATTCCTACTTTTTTTTACATTGATTTGTATTCTTTCTACATCATTGCTTTATTTTGTTCATAAAGGAAACATCTTATATGGATTGATATTATTTATTATAGCTAATATTGGTTTTGAAGCAGGATTGGTTTTTTACGATGCTTTTCTTCCCGAGATTACTAAGCCGAAAAATTATGGTAGAGTAAGTGGATATGGTTTTGCAATGGGATATCTTGGTTCACTTGCAACTCTTGGTTTGATATATCCATTTATTCAAAAACAAATGATTAGAGAAACATTCCCACTTTCTGCATTAGTCTTTTTAGTATTTTCTATTCCACTTTTTATTTATATAAAAGATTCAAGAAAAAATATATTAAAAGAAAATTCATATTTAAAAATTGGTTTTAATAGAGTTGTTAATACGATTACAAATCTTAAGAACTATAAAAACTTAGCTTTATTTTTGTTATCATTCTTTTTTTATATAGAAGGTGTAAACACTGTAATTTATTTTTCTGGAAATTATGCCAGTACAACATTAAAATTTACTTTTCAGGAGTTAATTGTTTTTTTCATAATTGTTCAAACCACAGCTATATTAGGATCAATTATTTTTGGTTTAATGGCAGATTCTTTTGGTACAAAAAAATCATTAATAATCTCTCTATTTGTGTGGTTATTTACAATACTTTTTGCATTTCTTACAAGTGATGTTGAAAGTGGTTTAATAAAATGGTTATCAAAATTATTATTGTTTGAATCAAGTAAAGTTTTGCATTTATGCTTTTATATTGTTGGATTGCTTGCGGGTAGTGTTATGGGAGCTACGCAATCAACAAGTCGTGGTTTAATGTCGAAGTTAACGCCATTCGAAAAGAAGACAGAATTTTTTGGATTTTATTCATTCTTTGGAAAAAGCTCTGCCATAATAGGTCCTTTTGTTTTTGGATTAATCAGTTATTTAACAGGTACTCAGAAATTTGCTATACTCTCAGTATGTTTCTTTTTTATTATTGGTATGGTATTGTTGATCTTTGTAAGAGAAAATGAAACTACCTGATTTTTTTTATTATCGATTTTATTAAAAAGAACATCCCTATTAATGAAATAAAAATCCATATAAATCCCCAAAGTGTTGAAGGTAATCCACTTAGTTCTGAAATCAAAGCGGCATCGCTTAAGAAATTTTTGTTGTTAAAAACATCTTCTTTAATATCATAAATAACATATAGACAGCTAATCAATCCAATTAATCTTAATATTAAATTAGAAATAAAATCTGGTAAGTATTTTGTAATTACTAATAGAATAAATCCAAATAGTATTGAAATTAAACTATAATATTGATCTTTGATTGTGTTAACTGCAAATAAAAAAATTATTATACTAATAAAAAGAATCAAAAATGTTTTAATATTTTTATTATATGTTGAATAAAAAATGAGAGAACCAAAAATAAAACTTCCTGGATAACCAAAAGAAGCTATAAGTAACTGGTTACCATCTTGAGTTATACATTTACCACTAAGACTTGAATCAATATTTAATTCAAGAATTTTGCCTCCTGTTATGATAGTTGCAATTCCATGACTGAGTTCATGTAGTAGAACAACGAATAATTTAATAGGAAATAAAAAGATAGAGTCCCAGAAAAAAAGAGAAACGATTATTAATAAGAAAAGTATAAAATGTTCAATAAAAATTTTTTGATTACTATTAAGTTTCATAAAAATAGAAATTTTATTTGCAAGATAATACAAACACTTGAATTAGATATAGAGCATTGATATTTTTGTCATTAGAAGCGGGCGTAACTCAGTTGGTAGAGTAGTAGCTTCCCAAGCTAAATGTCGCGGGTTCGAGTCCCGTCGCCCGCTCAAAAAAATTTGAAACTTTGGAATAAAAATTCTAAGTTTGGTTCGCAAATTTTAATGTTCTAAGAAATATTGGGCGCTTAGCTCAGCTGGTTCAGAGCACCTGCCTTACAAGCAGGGGGTCGTAGGTTCGAATCCTTCAGCGCCCACAATTAAAAGCCCTGTAATAAAAATTACAGGGCTTTTTATTTTTATTACAGTTTTGTCACAGTTTTAAATAAAAAAATTGATTTATTAGAATACCTGGAAATAAGTAAAAGGAAGGAATTCACATTAATACAAGCAGGGGGTTGGTTCTTCCAAAGGAATGCCAATGGTAGAATCCTTCAGCGAATACATTCATAAGCTTCAGTAAATAATAAGTACATTTTTGTTAATTGTGATAAAATCTAATCAAATCAAAATTCTTTACTTCTTTTTTTGCCCTGAATAATTTTGCACTACTTATAATTCTATCTAAAATAAAATGTACGATAAATATCATTGGTAATTTTTGTCATAGCAAATGTAATATATTTTAAGAGTCCAATATAGCCGAATTAATTTCAGATGCTCTGGAAAAGAAATGAAATAAAATACTTTTTCATGTAGGATTTAAAAGATGTAAAGTGATTGTAAGTGCAATGAAATTATCGATTGTATTTTTACTTAAATATGCTATTGTATTGATATAATGTTAAGAATCAAATTATTTCTTGAGATATTTTAAGTAATAAAATATTAAGTAAAAAGAGAAGTCAGGGCTATTTGAAAATTATTTTTATTAAATTTTTAATTCATCATTAATATAGAATTTATTTGGTAATTTATTTACCAATTCCTGAACATATGAATATCTAAATTTATCAAACCTATCATTCGCAAATATCGAAAAGAGATGTAACTCAAGGATTTTATTTTTAATCTTACTTTTAAATGAGGTTATCAATTGAAAATGTCTGATTCTAAAGGATTTTTAGAATGTAGATTTTTATTAAACATAAAATATATTTTTATTAATTGCTAAAACGTTTAACTTAAATAATGCAACAATATATTTAATTTCTGATTGTAAATTTTATCAATTATTAAAGCAAAAATAAAATATTTGAGAAAATAGGCTATTTTTCAATATTAATTTCAAAAATAGTGCTTGACAAAGAACTCAATAAGTATTAATTTTTGTTAAAACGTTTAACTAAATATGAATGTAACTATTAAAGATGTAGCTAAAAAAGCCGGGGTCTCTATTGCTACTGTTTCTTTAGTACTCCATAAAAGTAATAGAATATCAACTGTTACACGCAATAAGGTCCTTAAAGCTATAAAAGAATTAAACTACCATCCTTCTCGTTCTGCTAAAGGTCTTGTTACAAGAACTACTGGTAATATCGGTTTTGTTTTAACTGAAGATCACTTCTTAAGAACTGAACCTTTTTATACTAAAATATTTTTAGGTACTGAATTTGTAACTCGTGATAATGATTACTACGTTCTGTTATCTACAATAAAACGAGAATTTCATGAGGATGATCCTTTACCAAGATTTATACTTGAAAAAAATGTTGATGGAATTATCATAGCTGGCAAAGTACCTAATCTATTCATCTCAAAACTTTCAAAATATAAAATCCCTCTTGTGTTTGTTGATTATTATCCTCCACAAGGAGATTATAATGTTGTCTTAATTGATAATATTAAAGGGGGATTTTTAGCTACTAAGTATCTGATAGAACTTGGACATAAAGATATTGCATTTGTTGGTGGCGATATAACTCATCCAAGTATAACTGATCGTTTTATAGGTTATAAACAGGCTCTCGAATCATCGGGGTTATCTATAAATCCTGATATCATTATTACTGATGAGGATTATCCTTCTCGTGCTAATGGTTATGATGCTGCAAATAGATTGTTGAATCAATCTAAAAATATCACAGCAATATTTGCATGTAATGATGCAATGGCTCTCGGGATTTTACAATATTGTTATGATAATGGGATTAAAGTTCCAGATGATATATCAATCGTTGGCTTTGATGATGTTGAATCAGATATTTCATCTACTCCACAATTAACTACAATTAGAGTCCCTAAAACCGAACTTGGAATTGAAGCAATGAATTTAATGGTCAATCTCTTGAAAGAAAAAGAAAAATTCCAAACAAGAAAAATTTTAGTACCAGTTGAATTAATTATAAGAACATCTACAAGAAAAATTAAATGAAATCTTTATTATTTATAAAACCAAATAATATTGAAATTATTGATAAAGAATTAAGAAAACCTGAAAGTAATGAACTAATTATTAAAATAGATACCTGTGGTGTATGCGGTACAGATTTTCATATTTTTAGAGGGGAATCTTTAGCTAATAAAAATACAATTTTAGGTCATGAATTTAGTGGAATTGTATATGACAATAATAATATTGCAGATTTTAACTTAGGTGATAAAGTTGTAGTTGATCCAAATATTTATTGTGGTACTTGTTATTACTGCAGACAGGGTAAAATAAATTTTTGTATTAATCATAAAGCACTTGGA is a window from the Rosettibacter firmus genome containing:
- a CDS encoding NAD(P)H-hydrate dehydratase, producing MIPLYTSKQVREADNYAINVLGIPSIVLMENAARSIFSAIIENGNEFINNKTIGIVCGKGNNGGDGFAVARHFIINGFNVYVISLGSEEELKGDALINFRITKNLLNEYPQLKLIIYQNIKDLLILDNCEIIIDAMLGTGSRGSLSEPYKEIVEYLNELNAFRVAVDLPTGLDLETSTGEIIFNADLTVTLSEFKTGLFYGKGYTHCGKIVKGSIGIGEEYYQKLKVNDYLIEPEDAYNGLPVKDLDIHKYSAGKVLVIAGSSKLPGASFFTTNTVMKAGAGSCFLAFPHSIKILAQQRIESAIVEAYDDKESGFINSENIKEISDRIEWADVIAIGPGLGREIETQNAVKDILRTYKSKKFVIDADAIYALRNEEYKKINLKGKILTPHHKEFADLIGIEISELESNLLSIGRNFSQENNCYLVLKGAPTIVFNPEGEAFINSAGNPGLAKFGSGDVLTGIIAAFQAQSNNEESLISAIYIHSLAADLLLNEKSEFGFTSNDLMEKIPYAIKFIINSFI
- a CDS encoding VanZ family protein, translated to MQLNSLSTRLYKIFQTNPLVYVYLPLVIYWIFLFFLTTLPLDAVPKIFNSQDKIEHFFAYLFLAFLLAFSLHFQKRSIIVSKNYFWFSILLLIAYATIDEMHQIFVPGRFCDVYDWISDVLGGVIGILFSNMIIKMNINENKIEN
- a CDS encoding M50 family metallopeptidase; protein product: MKLNSNQKIFIEHFILFLLIIVSLFFWDSIFLFPIKLFVVLLHELSHGIATIITGGKILELNIDSSLSGKCITQDGNQLLIASFGYPGSFIFGSLIFYSTYNKNIKTFLILFISIIIFLFAVNTIKDQYYSLISILFGFILLVITKYLPDFISNLILRLIGLISCLYVIYDIKEDVFNNKNFLSDAALISELSGLPSTLWGFIWIFISLIGMFFLIKSIIKKIR
- a CDS encoding ABC transporter ATP-binding protein, encoding MLIEINNLKFSYNTNNGFALKIDYWKVQQGNFTILLGPNGSGKSTLLKILTRILDYNSGNIKFKNKEITAYKKKEYAKLVAYVPQSLITIFPYSVYEIVMMGRTPYLNILGFENSLDKKIVNETLELLEITHLRKKGINEISGGELQRVIIAKALAQNPEIILLDEPNAHLDIEHQITIFNLLNKLKKEKNLTILAVSHDLNLAGVYADDISFMVNGEIILSGDKNLVFTEENIKSIFHVDAKIFSSDNNVLNVLIDPTAKEFIN
- a CDS encoding LacI family DNA-binding transcriptional regulator produces the protein MNVTIKDVAKKAGVSIATVSLVLHKSNRISTVTRNKVLKAIKELNYHPSRSAKGLVTRTTGNIGFVLTEDHFLRTEPFYTKIFLGTEFVTRDNDYYVLLSTIKREFHEDDPLPRFILEKNVDGIIIAGKVPNLFISKLSKYKIPLVFVDYYPPQGDYNVVLIDNIKGGFLATKYLIELGHKDIAFVGGDITHPSITDRFIGYKQALESSGLSINPDIIITDEDYPSRANGYDAANRLLNQSKNITAIFACNDAMALGILQYCYDNGIKVPDDISIVGFDDVESDISSTPQLTTIRVPKTELGIEAMNLMVNLLKEKEKFQTRKILVPVELIIRTSTRKIK
- a CDS encoding YdcF family protein — its product is MNIIFASLLLLGLVTLKIKNENISVARKNFIIFLLIVAIILLVLVFLSVKYFKYDNNAYLFGFEIKKVYTGLFFILSELLVLYLIVYIWGLIFLFDKLHELRTLYRTVFFVLIIITFSIFYVWNLKEYREKKFITERYDYALIPGAAVWKKEKPSPIFEARIRKAFELYQEKKISKIILTGSNAPGELSEAETAFKYLVRLGVKVDDMIIENKTSTTTEQVRYLKSISNQLDNKKILIISDSFHLPRLMEMCKFFDLEASAIASNYRLSFSKTVYYRLRESIALLLFWLFAI
- a CDS encoding energy transducer TonB, which codes for MALKKNPKVDLRRKYQRVFETSLIISLALMIVAFKYFPQFQKEKVKVEAAQELVNVEDVVNTKQESAPPPPPKPPIPIEAPSEDVLEDVEIGTTELDVNEQVAAPPPPPKQETKEEEEEAVFFVAVEEQPEPIGGIEAIQQKIVYPEIAKRAGVQGRVFIKAFVNENGDVVKAEVIKGIGAGCDEAAVQAVMQTKFKPGRQRGKPVKVQVSIPIVFKLQ
- the nusB gene encoding transcription antitermination factor NusB produces the protein MAKKSNRRLLREKALQVLYAYELNGERLTELCELILSELSSQTDIDFANQIINKTIANKNLLDEKIQEKVANWEMDRIALIDRILLRIGIAELLYFPDIPPKVTINEIIEIAKEFSTSNSNKFINGILDAIYNDLKNSGQLNKSGRGLIEESIPRKQKKS
- a CDS encoding MFS transporter, translating into MKNLYQESRKSLKENERFRIVVWSLFDFANTSYSIIVVTFIYAVYFKQTVADGKPIGDFYWSLGTSISMLITALISPVLGAIADFSAGKKRFLLFFTLICILSTSLLYFVHKGNILYGLILFIIANIGFEAGLVFYDAFLPEITKPKNYGRVSGYGFAMGYLGSLATLGLIYPFIQKQMIRETFPLSALVFLVFSIPLFIYIKDSRKNILKENSYLKIGFNRVVNTITNLKNYKNLALFLLSFFFYIEGVNTVIYFSGNYASTTLKFTFQELIVFFIIVQTTAILGSIIFGLMADSFGTKKSLIISLFVWLFTILFAFLTSDVESGLIKWLSKLLLFESSKVLHLCFYIVGLLAGSVMGATQSTSRGLMSKLTPFEKKTEFFGFYSFFGKSSAIIGPFVFGLISYLTGTQKFAILSVCFFFIIGMVLLIFVRENETT